A segment of the Halovivax limisalsi genome:
CCGGAGGAGGTCCTGGACGTCCGCCGCGAGGATGCGGTCGCGCTCGTACTGGGAAAGCGAGAGGTCCCGATCGACGAGCGCCGCCGCGAGCATGTACGGCAGGGAGTGATCCGCCTGGGCCCGGTTCTCGACCTCGTAGCGGTTGCCCTCGCCGCCGCCGATGATCAGCTTCGCGCCGGCGAACGTCTCGAGCTTGATCCCCGCGACGTCGTCGGGGTCGATGGCCTCGCGCTCGGCGAGTTCCACCACGCCCTCGACGGCGGACTGGGCGTAGGTCTCGGCGACGTAGCGCTTGGTCATCACGTCGTGGACGCGCTCGCCCGGCGTCAGGTCGACCTCGAAGGGGCCCGAGATGACCTCCTGCCACCCCCGCTGGCCCTCGAAGAGGTCGCGCGGGCCGTCCATCCCGTTCCCGGCGAGCATCGCGGCGTAGGTCGCGTTGCGCGCCGCGTTCGCCGAGGCGATGCCCTTCCACTCGTTGATCCCGCCGGTGCGAGTCACCCGCAGCGCGTTGTGGGCCGTCCCGGCGATGGCGATGGCGTTCTGGGTCTCCAGCTCGTCGAGGCCGAGCAGCGTCGCGACGCCGGCGGCGGCCGCGATCACCGTGTGGGTGACGTGGTCGAAGCCCTCGTCGCGAACGGGCGCGTTCCAGGCCAGCTCCCCCTGGATCTCGTAGGCGACCGCGAGCCCGGCGAGGAGGTCTGCACCCGTGCGCTCGGCGTACTCGCCGGCGGCGACGGCGGCCGCGATGGTGTCGCTCGGGTGCGGCGTCTCGCCGGGCGCGAGGAACGAATCCATGTAATCGAGGTACCGGGTGAGCGCGGTGTTGTGCATCGCCGCCTGGACCGGCGAAGCACCGCGATCGCGCCCCCAGAGCGTACAGGGGCCGCCGTCCTCGAGGTCCGTCACCGTCCGGTAGACCACCTCCGTCGGGTCCGCCTCCTCGGCGGCGATCGCGATCGCGATCGAGTCGAGGACGCGACGCTTCAGCGCGTCGCGAACGTCCTCCGAGAGGTCCTCGTACGCGGTCTCCTGGACGAAGCGGGCGAGATCGAGCGTCGTCGTCATGGCCGCGACTCCCACGACCGGCGTGAAACCGCTTTGCATCGTCCCCGCCCGGCTTCACCCCGACTCGTCCGGGGGCCGATGCACCCGGTATCGCCGGCCCGTCGAGCGGCCGACCCGGGCGGGGCCGCCGGCCAGTCGAGCGGCCGACCCGGGCGGGGCCGCCGGCCAGTCGAGCGGTCGCCCCGGGCGGGGCCGCCGGCCAGTCGAGCGGTCGCCCCGGGCGGGGCCGCCGGCCAGTCGAGCGGTCGCCCCGGTCGATCCCGCCGGCCCGACGCCGAAGTCACACCGCTTATGGCGCTCTCCACCCTCCGCTCGCGCATGCCTCGCTACATCGACGAGTCGGCCGAGCGATACGTTCGGGCGGTCGGCCCCGACCACGACGAGACCCACGCGGCGATGGCCGCTTTCGCCGACGAACACGACTTTCCGATCATCGGGCCCGTCGCGGGCGGCGTCCTCCGTTCGTACGCCGCCGCACGCCGCGCCGAGCGCGTCTTCGAGTTCGGTTCGGGCTTTGGCTACTCC
Coding sequences within it:
- a CDS encoding MmgE/PrpD family protein; amino-acid sequence: MTTTLDLARFVQETAYEDLSEDVRDALKRRVLDSIAIAIAAEEADPTEVVYRTVTDLEDGGPCTLWGRDRGASPVQAAMHNTALTRYLDYMDSFLAPGETPHPSDTIAAAVAAGEYAERTGADLLAGLAVAYEIQGELAWNAPVRDEGFDHVTHTVIAAAAGVATLLGLDELETQNAIAIAGTAHNALRVTRTGGINEWKGIASANAARNATYAAMLAGNGMDGPRDLFEGQRGWQEVISGPFEVDLTPGERVHDVMTKRYVAETYAQSAVEGVVELAEREAIDPDDVAGIKLETFAGAKLIIGGGEGNRYEVENRAQADHSLPYMLAAALVDRDLSLSQYERDRILAADVQDLLRVVDVTADPELTERFENGEMPAIVDVTMDDGTTYRVEKDAFRGHPSDPIGWAGLEEKFDGVAGEYLSTGERDEIVRTVRNLEAHDVSDLTALLA